Proteins co-encoded in one Acidobacteriota bacterium genomic window:
- a CDS encoding NADH-quinone oxidoreductase subunit C, which yields MGSSRLSRGTRLRLKVLLTEDEPNVSTVSMLWQTANWHERETYDLVGIKFDGHPDLRRILLPSDFDGHALRKDYPLRGYEPYSMN from the coding sequence ATTGGGTCGTCTCGGTTGTCGAGGGGCACGCGTCTTCGCCTAAAGGTCTTGCTTACCGAGGACGAGCCGAATGTCAGCACCGTATCGATGCTCTGGCAAACCGCAAATTGGCACGAACGCGAGACTTACGACCTGGTCGGGATAAAATTTGACGGCCATCCTGATCTGCGGCGCATCTTGCTGCCATCGGATTTTGACGGCCATGCATTGAGAAAGGACTATCCGCTGCGAGGCTACGAGCCTTACAGCATGAATTAA
- a CDS encoding type II toxin-antitoxin system HicA family toxin: MPKISGINHLRAVGALEKAGFWIARQGKHIVMTNGERIVTIPRHNPVNALTMGGIVKDAGLTEAEFKRYL, encoded by the coding sequence ATGCCGAAGATCTCCGGCATTAACCATCTGAGAGCGGTTGGAGCTTTAGAAAAAGCTGGATTTTGGATTGCGAGACAAGGCAAGCATATTGTCATGACGAACGGTGAGCGAATCGTAACGATTCCCCGCCACAATCCGGTAAATGCCCTGACAATGGGCGGGATCGTTAAGGATGCGGGATTAACGGAAGCCGAATTCAAGCGATACCTTTAG
- a CDS encoding type II toxin-antitoxin system HicB family antitoxin, translating into MNYKVALHQTDEGFSVSCPALPGCWSQGETEQEALDNIREAIREYLDVVEMNLLGAEIREVEVAA; encoded by the coding sequence ATGAACTATAAAGTTGCGTTACATCAAACCGACGAAGGTTTCAGCGTTTCATGCCCTGCATTGCCAGGATGCTGGTCACAGGGCGAAACTGAGCAAGAGGCTCTGGATAACATCCGGGAAGCCATTCGTGAATATCTTGATGTAGTTGAGATGAACTTGCTCGGAGCCGAAATCAGAGAGGTGGAGGTCGCGGCATAA
- a CDS encoding thiazole synthase — MSDQFSLAGTTFSSRLIIGTGKYRSYDEMKAAHVASGAEMVTVAVNRVPLDGSTESFLDHLSPTMKILPNTAGCYDADHAIRTARLAREALETDWIKLEVIGDPITLLPDNEQTLEAAKILVKEGFIVLPYFTDDLIMAKKLLAAGCPAVMPLAAPIGSGMGVQNPSNLRIMREQLPDAIIIVDAGVGVPSDAAIAMELGADAILMNTAIAEAHDAPAMATAMNLAVQAGRLAFLSGRMPKRLYASASSPIDGAIR, encoded by the coding sequence ATGTCAGATCAATTTTCACTCGCAGGCACCACATTTTCTTCACGGCTAATAATCGGCACGGGCAAATATCGTTCGTATGACGAAATGAAGGCGGCGCATGTCGCTTCAGGTGCCGAAATGGTGACCGTCGCGGTAAACCGCGTGCCGCTCGACGGCTCGACCGAATCCTTTCTCGACCACCTTTCGCCAACCATGAAGATCCTGCCCAACACCGCAGGATGCTACGACGCTGACCACGCGATCCGCACGGCTCGTCTGGCACGCGAGGCACTTGAAACGGACTGGATAAAGCTCGAAGTTATAGGCGATCCAATAACGCTGCTGCCCGACAACGAGCAAACTCTCGAAGCCGCTAAAATATTGGTAAAAGAAGGCTTTATCGTCCTGCCGTATTTCACGGACGACCTGATAATGGCCAAAAAGCTGCTCGCCGCCGGCTGCCCCGCCGTGATGCCGCTCGCCGCGCCGATCGGTTCGGGAATGGGCGTGCAGAACCCTTCGAATTTGCGAATAATGCGTGAGCAATTGCCCGACGCGATCATCATCGTCGACGCCGGCGTCGGTGTCCCATCCGACGCCGCCATTGCGATGGAACTCGGTGCCGACGCCATCCTCATGAACACCGCAATCGCCGAAGCCCACGACGCCCCAGCCATGGCCACCGCCATGAACCTAGCCGTCCAAGCCGGCCGCCTCGCATTTCTTTCCGGTCGTATGCCTAAGCGGCTTTACGCGTCCGCATCGAGTCCGATAGACGGAGCAATTCGGTAG
- the nuoF gene encoding NADH-quinone oxidoreductase subunit NuoF, protein MHIKDGHTLKVYRDTGGYKSLEKALKMSPADIIEEVKKSALRGRGGAGFPTGMKWSFVPKDSPKTKYGVCNADESEPGSFKDRYLMERDPHAVIEGMIIAGHALGSTVGYIYARGEYHYLIDVMDVAIAEAREAGLLGKNILGSGLDFELHTHTGAGAYICGEETALLSSLEGYRGHPRMKPPFPAVEGLYASPTVVNNVETFTSVPQIIEMGGIEWRDLGTEKSGGTKLWSISGHVKKPGVYELPMGYSDMEKFIYEDCGGMLRSDKKLKAVIPGGSSVYIMRADQIIGKKVTLDYEGLVAAGSLLGTGGMMVMDETVDIMDTTKNLTEFYKHESCGWCTPCREGTDWLVKIFNRISTGDGKPEDAQLLLDICDNIEGKSFCALGDAAAWPIQSAIKQFPEDFKKWLVDKAASNGVQPNI, encoded by the coding sequence ATGCACATCAAAGATGGGCACACGCTAAAGGTGTATCGCGATACCGGCGGTTACAAATCACTGGAAAAGGCACTGAAGATGTCGCCGGCGGACATCATCGAGGAAGTTAAAAAGAGCGCGCTTCGCGGTCGCGGCGGTGCAGGCTTCCCAACGGGAATGAAATGGTCGTTCGTGCCGAAAGACTCACCGAAGACCAAATACGGCGTCTGTAATGCTGACGAATCGGAGCCCGGCAGTTTCAAGGACCGCTATTTGATGGAACGCGATCCTCATGCTGTTATCGAGGGCATGATCATCGCCGGTCATGCTCTGGGTTCAACAGTTGGATACATTTACGCCCGCGGGGAATACCATTATTTGATCGACGTCATGGACGTCGCGATCGCCGAAGCCCGCGAAGCAGGCCTGCTTGGCAAAAATATACTTGGCTCCGGCCTCGATTTCGAGCTTCATACGCATACCGGAGCCGGAGCGTATATCTGCGGCGAAGAGACCGCTTTGCTCAGTTCACTCGAAGGCTATCGCGGACATCCGCGAATGAAGCCGCCCTTCCCTGCCGTCGAGGGGCTTTACGCTTCGCCGACGGTCGTAAATAATGTCGAGACGTTCACGTCCGTTCCACAGATCATTGAAATGGGCGGTATTGAATGGCGAGATCTCGGCACTGAAAAATCGGGCGGCACAAAGCTTTGGTCGATCAGCGGCCACGTCAAAAAACCGGGTGTTTACGAGCTTCCGATGGGCTATTCCGATATGGAAAAGTTCATTTACGAGGATTGCGGCGGAATGCTTCGCAGCGATAAAAAGCTGAAGGCTGTGATCCCGGGCGGTTCCAGCGTTTATATCATGCGTGCCGATCAGATCATCGGCAAGAAGGTCACGCTCGATTACGAAGGCCTCGTTGCGGCGGGTTCCCTGCTCGGCACGGGCGGCATGATGGTGATGGACGAGACCGTCGACATCATGGATACGACCAAAAATCTGACCGAATTTTACAAGCACGAATCCTGCGGCTGGTGCACACCTTGCCGCGAAGGAACCGACTGGCTCGTCAAGATCTTTAACCGTATCTCAACCGGCGACGGCAAGCCTGAGGACGCACAACTCTTGCTCGACATTTGCGATAACATCGAGGGTAAATCGTTCTGCGCACTCGGCGATGCGGCGGCGTGGCCCATTCAGTCGGCGATCAAGCAGTTTCCGGAAGATTTTAAGAAGTGGCTGGTCGACAAGGCCGCTTCGAACGGCGTTCAGCCGAATATTTGA
- a CDS encoding NADH-quinone oxidoreductase subunit B — protein MGLENTLFESLPDVVTVNLDAVVNWARKSSLWPATFGLACCAIEMMNSAASSRNDLSRFGAETFRASPRQADVMIVSGRVSRKMAPVLRRVYDQMPEPKWVISMGACATSGGVFDNYAIVQGVDKIVPVDIYIPGCPPRPEMLVHAILMLQDKIMKESVKDRRDTFEAESRQSIAPGTLPVTEATALEREMHAEVDAGTATRPYSVPSKHERRRSS, from the coding sequence ATGGGTTTAGAAAACACTCTATTCGAATCGCTGCCCGATGTCGTCACCGTAAATCTCGACGCCGTGGTTAACTGGGCACGAAAGAGCAGCCTATGGCCGGCGACGTTTGGGCTTGCATGCTGCGCGATCGAGATGATGAATTCCGCGGCCAGCTCGCGTAACGATCTTTCGCGATTCGGGGCGGAAACCTTTCGGGCTTCGCCGCGGCAGGCGGACGTAATGATCGTTTCGGGACGCGTTTCGCGTAAGATGGCACCGGTACTCCGCCGCGTCTACGACCAGATGCCTGAACCAAAATGGGTTATCTCGATGGGAGCCTGCGCGACCTCGGGCGGTGTATTTGATAATTACGCCATCGTGCAGGGCGTCGATAAGATCGTTCCGGTCGATATTTACATCCCGGGATGTCCGCCGCGTCCGGAAATGCTGGTACATGCGATCCTGATGCTTCAGGACAAGATCATGAAGGAATCGGTCAAGGATCGTCGAGACACGTTCGAAGCTGAATCGCGGCAGTCGATTGCTCCCGGAACGCTGCCTGTAACCGAGGCGACTGCCCTGGAACGCGAAATGCACGCCGAGGTCGATGCCGGAACAGCTACGCGGCCGTATTCGGTGCCGTCAAAGCACGAAAGACGACGAAGTTCGTAA
- a CDS encoding NADH-quinone oxidoreductase subunit A: MSEYNVFDYVPIGIMFLVAAGFGASQLLVTQLIGPRKRTATKLMPYECGKDPVGGARDKFSVKFYAVAVIFLLFDIEVLFIIPFAVAFKSLLAEEKLSGIAYGTIAFVEILIFVATLVIGYIYVWKKGIFDWGLQARAEARQEAKNLAKRRREEAVAKMKLAA, from the coding sequence ATGTCGGAATACAATGTTTTCGATTACGTTCCCATCGGGATCATGTTTTTGGTCGCGGCGGGATTTGGCGCGAGTCAGCTGCTCGTCACTCAGCTTATCGGCCCGCGTAAACGTACGGCCACAAAGCTTATGCCGTATGAATGCGGCAAGGATCCGGTAGGCGGGGCACGCGATAAATTCTCAGTGAAGTTTTACGCCGTTGCCGTTATCTTCCTCCTGTTCGATATCGAAGTCCTGTTCATAATCCCATTCGCCGTAGCGTTTAAGAGCCTACTGGCCGAAGAAAAGCTGAGCGGCATCGCATACGGCACGATCGCGTTTGTCGAGATCCTTATCTTCGTCGCTACGTTGGTGATCGGATACATCTACGTCTGGAAGAAAGGCATCTTCGATTGGGGCCTGCAGGCTCGTGCGGAAGCTCGCCAAGAGGCGAAAAACCTGGCGAAACGCCGGCGTGAAGAAGCTGTTGCAAAAATGAAGCTTGCAGCTTAG
- the thiS gene encoding sulfur carrier protein ThiS, which yields MSEIQIFLNGEKRFVPHAIDLDRLLEHFSLPKQRVAIELNNSVVRRTDWQQTVLNDADKIEVVHFVGGG from the coding sequence ATGTCGGAGATCCAAATATTTCTTAACGGAGAAAAGCGCTTCGTCCCGCACGCGATCGATCTAGATCGGCTGCTCGAGCATTTTTCCCTTCCAAAACAACGCGTTGCCATTGAACTAAACAATTCCGTCGTTCGACGAACCGACTGGCAGCAGACTGTCCTTAATGACGCAGACAAGATCGAGGTCGTCCATTTTGTTGGCGGCGGATGA
- a CDS encoding molybdopterin-dependent oxidoreductase, translating to MSEQIKVTINEQEYEVDKGARLIDVCRENGHGVPSFCYYQDLAVQASCRMCLVRIDKMPKLQTSCTINCTDGMVVTTQSEEVEKAQRAMGEFLLANHPLDCPVCDRGGECELQEVIFDWGDVEQRFTEKKNADPEKYLSPIVANDPQRCILCKRCTRVCDEWMGEDAIEAGNRGVNTVIGTYGGWLNCSQCGNCIEVCPTGTLLDGVYRHETRPWELEQTVTTDVYGSDGMQLSIGSRAGKVHRIVARDRYVNGLNGEFLDVKARFAHEFINHSDRIKTPMIRYSKGGKLIPATWDAAIKFAADKLKVHGKNVGVIASPRLTNEAVFTLKKFATDVAGSGNYAVSDASDVAAVFDNLSAPLCTHKEIRHAATIVLIGGEPEEEQSYTAKQIRQAVRNGGAEFICINDTPINLSRRATQFVHVNPGTVDAFALGFVDESSDAMIAEKCGVDTAVIEAAGRMIEETQGDLIIMIGSDLSIDAQALIAGSVGKLAGEGRRVLLHPLAKYNNSVGAHDVTSGRKSVDEVVKNSKALLIGGSLQDASVLAGKDFVVVQELFQTETTDHADVVFPAASFAEVDGTFTNNAGNVQRVRKAIEPVHQAKPDWMITSLLAKEMGTPITAELSVSAIFRTIADVVPAYEGLRYPSLKDESSPVQAKYALVSGKDMSAEISAVKSWLDSVPARGEKNTTVPKVGHKLHRLTTMTSKTQQFHLLAHGNPKPANLLVSPLVQFGLDGKPREEGLAEAAAVGVSDRSAPGK from the coding sequence ATGTCAGAACAGATAAAAGTAACAATAAACGAACAGGAATATGAGGTCGACAAAGGTGCTCGGCTGATCGACGTGTGCCGTGAGAATGGCCATGGAGTTCCATCGTTTTGCTATTACCAGGACCTTGCCGTTCAGGCTTCGTGCCGTATGTGCCTGGTTCGCATCGACAAAATGCCGAAGTTGCAGACCTCGTGCACGATCAACTGCACCGACGGCATGGTCGTCACCACGCAGAGTGAAGAGGTCGAAAAGGCTCAGCGCGCGATGGGCGAATTCCTGTTGGCAAATCACCCGCTAGATTGCCCGGTATGCGATCGCGGCGGCGAATGCGAACTCCAGGAGGTCATTTTCGACTGGGGCGACGTCGAACAGCGTTTCACGGAGAAAAAGAACGCTGACCCCGAAAAATATCTTTCACCGATCGTCGCCAACGACCCGCAGCGCTGCATCTTGTGCAAACGCTGCACACGCGTCTGCGACGAATGGATGGGCGAGGACGCGATCGAAGCCGGAAACCGCGGCGTGAATACCGTCATCGGAACCTACGGCGGCTGGCTGAACTGCTCGCAGTGCGGAAACTGTATAGAGGTCTGCCCGACCGGAACTCTGCTCGACGGCGTTTATCGCCACGAAACGCGGCCATGGGAACTCGAACAGACGGTTACGACCGACGTTTACGGCTCGGACGGAATGCAGCTTTCGATCGGCTCGCGAGCAGGTAAGGTTCACCGTATCGTTGCCCGCGACCGCTACGTTAATGGCCTGAATGGTGAGTTCCTCGACGTGAAGGCCCGCTTCGCTCACGAATTCATCAATCACTCGGACCGTATCAAAACGCCGATGATCCGCTATTCCAAGGGCGGTAAACTCATTCCCGCAACATGGGATGCAGCGATCAAGTTTGCGGCGGACAAGTTAAAAGTGCATGGAAAGAACGTCGGCGTCATTGCGAGCCCGCGACTGACGAACGAGGCCGTTTTCACTCTCAAGAAATTTGCGACGGACGTTGCTGGCTCAGGAAATTACGCCGTTTCGGATGCGAGCGATGTTGCGGCGGTTTTCGACAATCTCAGTGCCCCGCTCTGCACGCACAAAGAAATTCGCCACGCCGCGACCATCGTTCTAATCGGCGGCGAGCCTGAAGAAGAGCAGAGCTACACGGCAAAACAGATCCGCCAGGCCGTACGTAACGGCGGTGCCGAATTCATCTGCATCAACGATACGCCGATCAATCTTTCGCGGCGTGCGACGCAGTTCGTTCATGTTAATCCGGGAACCGTCGATGCGTTCGCATTAGGATTCGTTGACGAATCGAGTGATGCAATGATCGCAGAAAAATGCGGTGTTGATACCGCTGTGATCGAAGCCGCAGGTAGAATGATCGAGGAAACACAGGGCGATCTGATCATCATGATCGGGTCAGACCTATCGATTGACGCACAGGCTCTGATCGCCGGGTCTGTTGGAAAACTGGCTGGCGAAGGCCGCCGGGTTTTGCTCCATCCACTTGCGAAATATAACAACTCGGTCGGTGCTCACGATGTAACCTCGGGCCGCAAGTCGGTCGATGAGGTCGTCAAAAATTCAAAAGCATTGCTGATCGGCGGCAGCTTGCAGGATGCAAGCGTACTTGCGGGCAAGGATTTTGTCGTCGTTCAGGAGCTTTTCCAGACCGAGACGACCGATCACGCGGATGTCGTTTTCCCGGCAGCGAGTTTTGCTGAGGTTGACGGAACGTTTACGAACAACGCCGGCAACGTCCAGCGTGTCCGCAAGGCCATCGAGCCCGTCCATCAGGCAAAACCTGACTGGATGATCACGAGCCTGCTTGCAAAAGAAATGGGAACGCCGATAACGGCTGAACTTTCGGTATCGGCTATTTTCCGCACGATCGCCGACGTTGTTCCGGCATACGAAGGCCTTCGTTATCCTTCGCTGAAAGATGAATCATCGCCTGTCCAGGCAAAATACGCTCTTGTGAGCGGAAAAGATATGTCGGCCGAGATCTCGGCTGTTAAGAGCTGGCTCGATTCGGTTCCAGCCCGCGGAGAGAAGAACACAACAGTCCCGAAAGTCGGCCATAAACTGCATCGCCTGACGACGATGACGAGCAAGACGCAGCAGTTCCATCTGCTCGCGCACGGCAATCCGAAACCGGCAAATCTGTTAGTTTCGCCGCTTGTGCAGTTCGGGCTTGACGGCAAGCCGCGTGAAGAAGGTTTGGCTGAGGCTGCGGCCGTGGGAGTTTCGGACCGCTCCGCTCCCGGTAAATAG
- a CDS encoding 30S ribosomal protein THX, whose translation MGKGDKRSRRGKIFAGSFGKTRPKKKATAVKPAEETTAKKKGK comes from the coding sequence ATGGGAAAAGGCGATAAACGTTCACGACGCGGAAAAATATTTGCAGGCAGCTTCGGCAAAACACGCCCGAAGAAAAAAGCAACGGCGGTAAAACCGGCAGAAGAAACAACAGCGAAGAAAAAAGGCAAGTAG
- the nuoD gene encoding NADH dehydrogenase (quinone) subunit D, whose product MATAVENIPSQFEVLDQPLESEMTLSMGPQHPSTHGVLRLDLKLDGELVVNVVPDIGYLHTGMEKLFEYKKYQQGIVITDRMDYLNPLGNNLAYVMAAEKLLDLEIPERAQVIRVLMCELQRIASHMVWLGTHALDLGAMSMIFFCFRQREKILNLIESASGGRMTPSYFRIGGLMMDLPAGFDNRCRQFLDDFPEALETFDTLVTGNTIWMSRTKGIGVIDKEEAINWGLTGPSLRGSGVNVDIRRTNPYSGYETYDFEVPVENDGDVWARFMVRMRELRESHKIIRQALERLKPGPIKADSPKIVLPDRDDMRKHMDSLIHHFLIVAEGFNVPEGEVYHAIEASKGELGVYMKSNGGPKPERVHFRGPSFVNLAALPVMSEGEMVADVVAIIGSLDIVLGEIDR is encoded by the coding sequence ATGGCGACAGCTGTAGAAAACATTCCAAGCCAGTTCGAGGTTCTCGACCAGCCTCTCGAGTCTGAAATGACCCTCTCGATGGGGCCGCAGCATCCGTCGACCCATGGCGTTTTGCGTCTGGATCTCAAACTCGACGGCGAACTTGTCGTCAACGTCGTTCCCGACATTGGCTATCTCCACACCGGCATGGAGAAGTTGTTCGAGTACAAGAAATATCAGCAAGGCATCGTCATCACCGATCGGATGGATTATCTAAATCCGCTCGGCAACAACCTGGCATATGTAATGGCGGCCGAAAAGCTGCTCGATCTGGAGATCCCCGAGCGGGCTCAGGTCATTCGCGTCCTGATGTGCGAACTCCAGCGGATAGCGTCGCACATGGTATGGCTGGGCACGCACGCTCTTGACCTCGGGGCGATGTCGATGATCTTTTTCTGTTTCCGCCAGCGGGAGAAGATCCTTAACCTGATCGAATCTGCCTCCGGCGGCCGCATGACGCCGAGTTATTTCCGGATCGGCGGGCTTATGATGGATCTGCCCGCCGGATTCGATAATCGCTGCCGACAGTTTTTGGATGACTTTCCGGAGGCACTCGAAACTTTCGATACACTCGTCACCGGTAACACTATCTGGATGAGCCGCACAAAAGGTATCGGCGTGATCGACAAAGAAGAAGCCATCAACTGGGGACTGACCGGCCCGAGCCTGCGCGGCAGCGGCGTCAACGTCGATATACGCCGTACAAACCCGTACTCGGGATACGAGACTTACGATTTCGAGGTTCCGGTGGAAAATGACGGCGACGTTTGGGCGAGATTCATGGTACGCATGCGCGAACTTCGAGAATCGCACAAGATCATTCGCCAGGCTCTGGAAAGATTAAAACCGGGGCCGATCAAAGCTGATAGTCCGAAGATCGTTCTGCCTGATCGCGATGATATGCGAAAGCATATGGATTCGCTGATCCACCACTTCCTGATCGTCGCCGAGGGCTTCAATGTGCCCGAAGGCGAGGTTTATCACGCGATCGAAGCCTCAAAGGGCGAACTCGGCGTTTATATGAAATCGAACGGCGGTCCGAAACCCGAACGCGTCCATTTCCGCGGCCCGTCATTCGTAAATCTCGCCGCTCTGCCCGTAATGAGCGAGGGCGAAATGGTCGCGGATGTCGTGGCGATCATTGGGTCGTTGGATATTGTTCTGGGAGAGATCGATCGGTAG
- a CDS encoding NAD(P)H-dependent oxidoreductase subunit E — MAAATPTSFTDTVLVTDEVAEFSPAVVEEMRSHLTKYPANRTRSALIPLLFVVQRERGWLDNAGVNFLAKFLNLEVTDVWETATFYSMFNLRKVGRHHIQICKTLSCKIMGEPDITEHICSKLGIHPGETTPDEKFTVTMVECLGSCGTAPMMQIGFDYHEDLTIEKVDKILADCK; from the coding sequence ATGGCAGCAGCTACCCCTACAAGTTTCACAGACACAGTTCTCGTCACCGACGAGGTCGCGGAGTTTTCTCCGGCGGTCGTCGAGGAGATGAGGTCGCATTTAACAAAATATCCGGCGAACCGAACCCGTTCGGCACTGATCCCTCTGCTATTTGTCGTACAGCGGGAACGCGGCTGGCTCGATAACGCGGGCGTGAATTTCCTGGCGAAGTTCCTGAATCTCGAGGTCACGGACGTATGGGAAACCGCGACGTTCTATTCGATGTTCAACCTGCGAAAAGTTGGGCGTCACCACATCCAGATCTGCAAAACGCTCTCGTGCAAGATCATGGGCGAGCCGGATATCACGGAGCATATTTGCTCAAAACTCGGCATTCATCCCGGCGAAACGACCCCGGACGAGAAATTTACCGTCACAATGGTCGAGTGTTTAGGCAGCTGCGGTACGGCACCGATGATGCAGATCGGATTTGATTATCATGAAGATCTGACGATCGAAAAAGTAGATAAGATTTTGGCGGATTGTAAGTAG